A single window of Debaryomyces hansenii CBS767 chromosome F complete sequence DNA harbors:
- a CDS encoding DEHA2F15620p (weakly similar to uniprot|P38261 Saccharomyces cerevisiae YBR102C EXO84 Essential protein with dual roles in spliceosome assembly and exocytosis) gives MNFDAKVSNRKSRAPWQSSTNNSKISNPYADANTSVVTNNENNDSLHVPNPYGVNNKGNRKNTRRLSIHASAAAAGHRGPFDATNLPPVPQLYKTNTQSSDAVSAISKGQEEEEVDIETKIFGELSNGTATEIDDYFKVLVKQKALITKDMKSNINQNQKNILELTNDLKETQEELLQLRITTKELYGVLDEFREAAERRLELEHETQQTDQNHNNSYATLNSKKRKDRSSVMVLGKIWASELQSLCKHVDGASKYVQALPGRHVLAESGRWYEVNVGTWKPTKATHLFMLNDLVLIATKKNSMNQDTGDKKTSRLQAIHCWPLHEVKLSEVRVPNNSGKTDKDGNKLYVINIKSKSLSYVYQTDRYDHFLKITEAYNKGRNEILAKERILNSKSIGQTPDLIETDEEKRQLRESLRNSGINDGVSDETTKRESGTKRHSADVLLQDISARVHSRNRSHDFDHGPHAKVNAADRGQFFNDLKKIEDRLDEVDVEISRNKYTESVGLIRYIENKLSSIESAISNNSSNAVISIDEIKLLIDVIKLKINNRKSQIQHCLGFDLQHNIGKLTTAQISTIIEFFHNFDQLDKGISLYLQAVTNNLSVNVSRLVVGVQGSTKIDVVNYLSNLVIINVSIIKRAIAVYKECIVPVLKKDLNGNVDSSGLINWSIDEVAKLVKAIKKHLYGSLVVLTGNNEETEEPTYKVKDAALFQEFIGVVRPQLNTLKGVGVNVEFLFDDILSLQ, from the coding sequence ATGAACTTCGACGCCAAAGTATCTAATCGGAAGAGTAGGGCGCCGTGGCAAAGTTCTACAAATAATAGTAAAATAAGTAATCCATATGCTGACGCTAATACATCGGTGGTAAcgaataatgaaaataatgatagtTTACATGTGCCTAATCCATATGGCGTTAATAATAAGGGCAATAGGAAGAATACAAGAAGATTGAGTATACATGCTTCAGCAGCTGCTGCTGGTCATAGAGGACCATTTGATGCAACTAACTTACCACCTGTTCCCCAACTATATAAGACAAACACGCAATCGTCCGATGCAGTGCTGGCTATAAGCAAAGGacaagaagaggaagaagtGGATATAGAGACGAAGATCTTTGGAGAATTGTCTAACGGTACTGCTACGGAAATTGATGATTACTTTAAGGTGTTGGTGAAACAGAAGGCATTGATCACCAAAGACATGAAGAGTAATATCAACCAAAATCAGAAGAATATCTTAGAATTAACGAATGATTTGAAGGAGACTCAGGAGGAACTTTTGCAGTTGCGTATTACTACCAAGGAATTATATGGCGTGTTGGACGAGTTTAGGGAGGCTGCTGAACGAAGATTAGAATTGGAACATGAGACCCAGCAGACGGATCAGAACCATAATAACCTGTATGCAACGTTGAACTCAAAGAAGCGTAAGGATCGTTCTTCGGTGATGGTTCTTGGGAAAATATGGGCAAGTGAATTGCAATCATTATGTAAACACGTCGATGGGGCCTCGAAATATGTTCAGGCGTTGCCTGGGAGACATGTTCTTGCCGAGAGTGGACGTTGGTATGAAGTTAATGTGGGGACATGGAAACCCACCAAGGCAACTCATTTATTTATGTTGAATGATTTGGTGTTGATAGCaacgaagaaaaattcaatgaacCAAGATACAGGTGATAAGAAAACTTCAAGACTACAAGCGATTCATTGTTGGCCGTTGCATGAAGTAAAGTTATCTGAAGTTCGTGTTCCAAATAACTCGGGTAAGACGGACAAGGATGGTAATAAACTTTatgtaataaatataaaatcaaagTCGTTGAGTTACGTCTATCAGACAGATAGATATGAtcattttttgaagataacgGAAGCATATAATAAGGgaagaaatgaaatacTAGCTAAGGAACGAATCCTTAACTCGAAGTCCATCGGCCAGACCCCTGACCTTATTGAAACCGACGAAGAAAAACGTCAATTACGTGAATCATTAAGAAATTCCGGAATAAATGATGGTGTATCGGATGAAACTACCAAGCGCGAAAGTGGGACCAAACGTCATAGTGCTGATGTTTTGTTACAGGATATTTCCGCTCGGGTACATTCAAGAAATAGATCACACGATTTTGACCATGGCCCACATGCCAAAGTAAATGCTGCCGATAGAGGACAGttttttaatgatttgaaaaaaattgaagatagACTCGACGAAGTCgatgttgaaatatccCGTAATAAATATACTGAGTCAGTTGGGCTTATTAGGTATATTGAGAACAAGTTATCCAGTATAGAACTGGCAATTTCCAACAACTCATCAAATGCtgtaatttcaattgacgAAATTAAATTGCTAATTGATGtcataaaattgaaaataaataatagaaagTCACAAATACAACACTGCTTAGGCTTTGATTTGCAACATAATATAGGAAAGTTAACTACCGCCCAAATATCTACAATTATTGAGttttttcataattttgatcaattggATAAGGGTATATCCTTGTATTTGCAAGCGGTTACCAATAACTTATCAGTAAACGTATCCAGGCTAGTGGTCGGAGTCCAAGGTTCAACAAAAATAGATGTTGTTAActatttatcaaatttggttattattaatgtttcaattattaaaagagCTATAGCAGTCTATAAAGAGTGTATTGTTCCAGTATTGAAGAAGGATTTAAATGGCAATGTTGATTCTAGTGGATTGATTAATTGGTctattgatgaagttgcaaaattggTAAAAGCTATTAAAAAGCATCTTTATGGTAGTTTGGTTGTTTTGACAGggaataatgaagaaactGAAGAGCCGACATATAAAGTCAAAGATGCTGCattatttcaagaattcaTTGGAGTGGTTAGACCTCAACTTAATACCTTAAAAGGCGTTGGTGTTAATGTTGAATTCTTATTTGAcgatattttatcattacAATAA